A genomic segment from Leptolyngbyaceae cyanobacterium encodes:
- a CDS encoding Uma2 family endonuclease yields the protein MSFSSSPVSEKLVTDTWMKASWEEFLALADHPDYEKGKFYYHQDYMRIEMAAVGPLHGRENSVVSRVVNFHTAFRNIRMVELINASFRKPSIVEFQPDLSYYIGSEFRLPPRTNTPINLNEFDPPALVIEIGASSISDDLGQKRLIYERSGVQEYWVVDASIYDTIAFEISDRRSGEIQESRVLPGLSMALVEEALKRSETQDDGEINRWLIQTFSQI from the coding sequence ATGAGTTTTAGTTCGTCCCCAGTTTCGGAAAAGTTGGTAACAGATACTTGGATGAAGGCTAGTTGGGAAGAGTTTCTCGCTTTAGCGGATCATCCTGATTACGAAAAGGGTAAATTTTATTATCATCAAGATTACATGAGGATTGAAATGGCAGCAGTTGGCCCACTTCACGGACGCGAAAATTCGGTTGTTTCTAGAGTCGTCAATTTTCACACAGCGTTTAGAAATATCCGAATGGTGGAATTGATTAATGCTAGTTTTCGCAAACCGAGTATCGTTGAATTTCAACCTGATTTATCTTATTATATTGGTTCTGAATTTAGATTACCACCGCGAACTAATACACCAATTAATTTGAATGAATTCGATCCGCCAGCGTTAGTTATAGAAATTGGTGCGAGTTCGATTAGCGATGATTTAGGACAAAAACGGTTGATTTACGAACGTTCTGGCGTGCAAGAATATTGGGTGGTTGATGCTAGTATTTACGATACGATCGCATTTGAAATTTCTGATAGGCGTAGTGGTGAAATTCAGGAATCGCGAGTGTTACCAGGTTTAAGTATGGCGTTAGTTGAAGAGGCATTAAAACGCAGCGAAACGCAAGATGATGGGGAAATTAATCGCTGGTTAATTCAAACATTTAGTCAAATTTGA
- a CDS encoding DNA phosphorothioation-associated protein 4, with translation MGASKIKIAKDKADLVKALSFSKETTGPFQTYADVMVFAAALGARRKKRVPLGEISKRDPLPIGIEIFISRGYDTTIKLLAIAETKDINIISPHDENSEEQRIAIFEEYANGGLEILQEELRGAVDYSERLLLILVSERSKQNRIEGEFDLSSFLS, from the coding sequence ATGGGTGCTAGTAAAATTAAAATTGCTAAAGATAAAGCTGATTTAGTAAAAGCTTTATCTTTCTCTAAGGAAACGACCGGGCCTTTTCAAACTTATGCTGATGTAATGGTGTTTGCTGCGGCGTTGGGTGCGAGGAGAAAAAAGCGCGTTCCTTTGGGGGAGATTTCTAAGCGAGACCCTTTGCCAATTGGGATTGAAATTTTTATTTCTAGGGGTTATGATACGACGATCAAGTTATTAGCGATCGCAGAAACTAAAGATATCAATATTATATCGCCTCATGATGAAAATTCGGAAGAACAACGTATCGCTATTTTTGAAGAATATGCTAATGGTGGATTGGAGATTTTGCAGGAAGAGTTGCGGGGTGCGGTTGATTATTCGGAACGGCTTTTGTTAATTTTAGTTTCGGAACGGAGTAAGCAGAATAGAATTGAAGGGGAGTTTGATTTGAGTAGTTTTTTGAGTTGA
- a CDS encoding cupin domain-containing protein produces the protein MQVEYWNPEQDGELSEAALQKKLEKLGYPSESYTFPPGTDFPDHSHDVDKMTGIVSGQFRMTIDGETVILKGGDSVYVNRGVVHSAEIIGNEPIVMLDGTKVEG, from the coding sequence ATGCAAGTTGAATATTGGAATCCGGAACAAGATGGTGAATTATCGGAAGCTGCTTTGCAGAAAAAGTTAGAAAAACTTGGTTATCCATCTGAAAGTTATACGTTTCCTCCCGGTACTGATTTTCCGGATCACAGTCATGATGTTGATAAAATGACTGGCATAGTTTCAGGACAATTTCGCATGACAATCGACGGAGAAACTGTAATTTTGAAAGGGGGAGATAGCGTTTATGTAAATCGGGGAGTAGTCCACAGCGCAGAAATCATCGGTAACGAACCAATTGTGATGCTTGATGGAACAAAAGTTGAGGGTTAG
- a CDS encoding DGQHR domain-containing protein, whose product MSIPSNSGTDLASQILERENQEKQALALLLDRYLSRNDQILVQKIEMGGSDAYIGSVTLEWFASRVRFASRLPLFRPKFNADTQNVEIDAETIEEIQQRPLDWSRQASLAQYLAARKHHKFPPVLVVINQPWVDEPKSPEWGSNGKAIKSAADFIPLDKDGKAGLLNVSEDVTIFALDGQHRLMGVQGLMELIQTGKLQRYKKEKKPAGSFITVDDLRDEFQIDPAYLQNLAKEKIGIEFISAVVPGETRDEARRRVRSVFVHVNLMAVPLTKGQLAQLDENNGFAIVARKIAVTHPILKDVEKRNPRVNWDSATVAAKSTVLTTLQALTEMAERYLMPKFPQWKLPQKKGLIPMRPEDEELEEGIAEFTKLFDNLANLPSFRRLESGTETPEMRRFSFEKEGGEGNILFRPVGQVALAQALGIVVFKNRFSLQTVFDKLHKFDADDGFSNMEYPESLWYGVLYDPNKKRVLVAGRDLATKLIVYILGGVDDDLERAQLRRELAEARTYENKAVSFSGKFVAPKEVGLPAILS is encoded by the coding sequence ATGTCCATACCCAGCAACTCAGGAACAGACCTCGCCAGCCAAATCCTAGAACGAGAAAATCAAGAAAAACAGGCGCTAGCTTTACTATTAGATAGATATCTCAGCCGAAACGACCAAATATTAGTACAAAAAATCGAAATGGGCGGCAGCGATGCTTATATCGGTTCCGTCACCCTAGAATGGTTTGCCAGTCGAGTTCGCTTCGCCTCCCGCCTCCCCCTTTTCCGTCCCAAATTCAACGCCGACACCCAAAATGTAGAAATCGACGCCGAAACAATCGAAGAAATTCAACAACGTCCCTTAGATTGGTCGCGCCAAGCATCATTAGCCCAATATTTAGCCGCCCGAAAACATCACAAATTCCCACCAGTTTTAGTAGTCATAAATCAACCTTGGGTAGACGAACCAAAATCACCAGAATGGGGAAGTAATGGCAAAGCAATTAAATCCGCTGCTGACTTTATTCCATTAGATAAAGATGGCAAAGCAGGATTATTAAACGTTTCCGAAGATGTCACAATTTTTGCCTTAGACGGACAACATCGTTTAATGGGAGTACAAGGTTTAATGGAGTTAATCCAAACAGGTAAACTCCAGCGATATAAAAAGGAGAAAAAACCTGCTGGTAGCTTCATTACCGTTGATGATTTGCGAGACGAATTCCAAATCGACCCCGCTTATTTGCAAAACTTAGCTAAAGAAAAAATCGGTATTGAATTTATTTCTGCTGTCGTTCCGGGAGAAACTCGCGACGAAGCAAGAAGAAGAGTCCGGTCAGTTTTCGTCCACGTCAACTTAATGGCAGTTCCCCTCACTAAAGGACAACTAGCCCAACTCGATGAAAACAACGGTTTTGCGATTGTTGCTAGAAAAATTGCTGTCACTCATCCCATATTAAAAGATGTAGAAAAACGCAATCCCCGCGTCAATTGGGATAGTGCCACCGTCGCCGCCAAATCAACAGTTTTAACCACCTTGCAAGCATTAACTGAAATGGCGGAACGTTACCTGATGCCAAAATTTCCTCAATGGAAATTGCCCCAGAAAAAAGGTTTAATTCCCATGCGTCCGGAGGATGAGGAATTAGAAGAAGGCATTGCAGAATTTACCAAATTATTTGACAATTTAGCCAATCTGCCCAGTTTTCGTCGTTTGGAATCCGGTACGGAAACCCCAGAAATGCGCCGTTTCAGCTTTGAAAAAGAAGGCGGCGAAGGTAACATCCTTTTCCGTCCGGTAGGACAAGTAGCTTTGGCCCAAGCTTTGGGAATTGTGGTATTTAAAAACCGATTTTCGCTTCAAACCGTGTTTGATAAATTGCATAAATTTGACGCGGATGATGGTTTTAGTAATATGGAATATCCGGAATCGCTTTGGTATGGTGTTTTGTATGACCCGAATAAAAAGCGAGTTTTGGTTGCTGGCAGAGATTTAGCTACTAAGTTGATAGTGTATATTTTGGGGGGAGTTGATGATGATTTAGAACGGGCGCAGTTGCGGCGGGAGTTGGCGGAGGCGAGAACTTATGAGAATAAAGCGGTGAGTTTTAGCGGTAAGTTTGTTGCGCCGAAGGAGGTGGGATTGCCGGCTATTTTGTCGTAG
- the dndB gene encoding DNA sulfur modification protein DndB: MLKTPTPSFEYVLPVIRGIQSGREYYVSMCPVRLLPKLFPMDDEEILPQMRVGRSLNRQRLSEIREYILDNRNNYTFSAITASIDADIVFEPIDTDKEGRKIGRLRVPMDGRFIINDGKHRRAALELALKENPDLGYETIALVLFLDIGLQRSQQIFADLNRYSVPPDPSLNILYDRRDEQAIVVKAAIEQVAVFRTLTDLERSNLPARSSKLFTLNNIYNATLALLVNHRDRELAKQIQIAVDFWNAVSSYIPDWQRVLAKNVEAGEIRRDYVHCHAIALSALGAIGATLLSVYPENWSEYLGGLQQIDWTRTNPDWVGHILSKSGFSQSRHSVNWMVVYLKKRLNLPLTSDEEKLGVFGDLKTADENR, from the coding sequence ATGCTTAAAACTCCTACACCTTCGTTTGAATATGTATTACCAGTAATTCGGGGGATTCAATCAGGGCGCGAGTACTACGTTTCCATGTGTCCGGTACGATTGTTGCCGAAACTTTTTCCGATGGATGATGAAGAAATACTGCCTCAAATGCGGGTAGGGCGTAGTCTCAATCGCCAAAGATTATCAGAAATTAGAGAATATATTTTAGATAATCGAAATAATTATACTTTTTCGGCAATCACCGCTTCCATTGATGCGGATATTGTTTTTGAACCAATTGATACTGATAAGGAAGGGCGCAAAATCGGGCGATTGCGTGTACCGATGGATGGGCGATTTATTATTAATGATGGCAAACATCGACGGGCGGCGTTAGAATTGGCGTTGAAGGAAAACCCGGATTTGGGATATGAAACGATCGCACTTGTCCTATTTTTGGATATCGGTTTGCAGCGTTCTCAACAGATTTTTGCCGATCTGAACCGTTATTCCGTCCCTCCCGATCCTAGTTTAAATATTCTTTACGATCGCCGGGATGAACAAGCTATCGTGGTAAAAGCTGCGATCGAACAAGTTGCCGTTTTTCGCACTCTCACCGATCTCGAACGTAGCAACTTACCAGCGCGATCGAGTAAGCTATTTACCCTCAATAACATTTATAATGCTACTCTTGCCCTGTTAGTTAATCATCGCGATCGCGAATTGGCAAAACAGATCCAAATTGCGGTAGATTTTTGGAACGCGGTTAGCAGCTACATCCCTGATTGGCAAAGGGTTTTAGCGAAAAATGTAGAGGCTGGGGAGATTCGACGAGATTACGTACACTGTCATGCGATCGCACTTTCCGCTTTGGGCGCAATTGGCGCTACTCTCCTGTCTGTTTATCCCGAAAATTGGTCTGAATATTTAGGAGGTTTACAGCAAATCGATTGGACGCGAACTAATCCAGATTGGGTAGGACACATTCTCTCTAAAAGTGGTTTTTCTCAGTCTCGTCATAGTGTTAATTGGATGGTTGTTTATTTGAAAAAGAGGTTGAATTTACCGCTGACATCGGATGAGGAAAAGTTGGGAGTTTTTGGGGATTTAAAAACCGCAGATGAAAACAGATGA
- a CDS encoding DNA sulfur modification protein DndB codes for MSENNYPQPELEQKLNDVLEPLFAKYHRQKCYPGLIFQQGRRKMVQINVPAEDLPTLLQAKPSTDNDPDTGKNRPEVKGHAEEIKEYILKRAKKGKPWILGTLTANVAPNKIDVIELSRGICLVIIPRGVKLDITDGQHRKRAIHELIESPEGELIGDNDFPITLVLEEDFNQCQVDFRDMAQTRQLDQTLLLSFGEFEGRVGITKTLIEKVPMFHGKTEKIKLSPETKKKLIYTTNYIAKMVSCAFTDEPNNDLKDYDIKEASEALMGCLNQLFSECNDTRTIFEKTAEELTIQEIAAFKENCLLGRSVGLEVLGRLLYYTYEKNSISFDAEKVSQIAQLSWLRGSNVWDGNIVLSSYDTNNQVKSYKITASANAVRIAVNTAKAHLGWI; via the coding sequence ATGTCTGAAAACAACTATCCTCAGCCTGAACTGGAGCAAAAACTTAATGATGTGCTTGAGCCATTATTTGCAAAATATCATCGCCAGAAATGCTATCCTGGGTTAATTTTCCAGCAAGGCAGACGTAAAATGGTACAAATTAATGTCCCAGCAGAAGACTTACCAACTCTTCTGCAAGCAAAGCCTTCGACTGATAATGATCCTGATACAGGAAAAAATCGCCCAGAAGTGAAAGGCCATGCTGAGGAAATTAAAGAATATATTCTTAAAAGAGCTAAGAAGGGCAAACCGTGGATTTTGGGGACATTGACAGCAAATGTTGCCCCAAACAAGATAGATGTGATTGAATTGAGCAGAGGAATTTGCTTAGTTATCATTCCTCGTGGTGTTAAGTTAGATATTACTGATGGGCAACATCGCAAACGCGCTATTCATGAATTGATCGAAAGTCCTGAAGGCGAGTTAATTGGTGATAACGATTTTCCTATTACTCTAGTTTTAGAGGAAGACTTCAATCAGTGCCAAGTAGATTTTCGAGATATGGCGCAAACAAGACAGCTTGATCAAACTTTACTGTTATCATTTGGTGAGTTTGAGGGTAGGGTTGGTATTACTAAAACATTAATTGAAAAAGTACCCATGTTTCACGGTAAGACTGAAAAAATAAAACTCTCCCCTGAAACTAAAAAGAAATTGATTTACACCACAAATTATATCGCCAAGATGGTAAGCTGTGCTTTTACTGATGAGCCAAATAATGATTTAAAAGATTATGATATTAAAGAAGCTTCTGAAGCTCTAATGGGTTGCCTAAATCAGCTTTTCTCAGAATGCAACGATACACGAACAATTTTTGAAAAAACTGCTGAAGAATTAACAATTCAAGAAATAGCTGCATTCAAGGAAAACTGTCTCTTAGGTAGAAGTGTTGGTTTAGAAGTTTTAGGACGACTATTATACTATACATATGAGAAAAATAGCATAAGTTTTGATGCTGAAAAAGTTTCACAAATTGCTCAACTTAGTTGGTTAAGAGGAAGTAATGTTTGGGATGGAAATATTGTTTTGTCTAGCTATGATACTAACAATCAAGTCAAGTCATACAAAATAACAGCTAGCGCTAATGCAGTAAGAATCGCCGTTAACACCGCAAAAGCGCATCTCGGATGGATATAA
- the dndC gene encoding DNA phosphorothioation system sulfurtransferase DndC: MTNTQKNLLFTSRTIEELIDDIEKLNQEIQELYSLDEIPWILGYSGGKDSTATLQLVWNAISCIPVEKRTKTIYVITTDTLVENPIVSAWVRQSVERIKKAAKEQNIPIQPHLLHPEVKDTFWVNLIGKGYPAPRNGFRWCTDRMKIEPVNQFIRNVVRVNGETIVVLGTRKAESSKRAATMLKHEAGRVRDRLSPNARLPNSLIYSPIEDWRNDEVWIYLNQWKNPWGNSNKDLFTMYRGATADNECPLVVDTSTPSCGDSRFGCWVCTMVNQDKSMEAMIQNDEEKEWMLPLLNIRNELDIKDDREKRDFRRIYGKVELFERNLEGETSVEPIPGPYTKFWREHWLRRVLKAQTEVRQTAPPEMRDITLITPEELSEIRRIWLEEKHEFDDSLPRIYEEVTGEPFQDVRPGAERTLLGSDEWAVLEEVCDDDNMHLELMSRLIDTERQYYTKSRRTGIYDDLEKCFETSSRSKEDAIQKAHDKRNYQEAANEGDAEKLKSTVHGLKTVENPVKKSEKDITQLGWGSLKFPVKDVDSLDEE; the protein is encoded by the coding sequence ATGACAAATACTCAGAAAAATTTGCTTTTTACGTCTCGTACAATAGAAGAATTAATCGACGACATAGAAAAGCTGAATCAAGAAATACAAGAGTTGTACTCTTTAGATGAAATTCCCTGGATTTTAGGGTATAGTGGTGGCAAAGATAGCACAGCAACTTTACAGCTTGTATGGAATGCTATTAGCTGTATTCCAGTGGAAAAACGCACTAAAACTATTTACGTAATTACAACAGATACTCTGGTAGAAAATCCTATAGTTTCTGCTTGGGTACGCCAATCTGTAGAACGAATTAAAAAAGCAGCAAAAGAACAAAATATCCCTATACAGCCTCATTTACTTCATCCAGAAGTTAAAGATACTTTCTGGGTAAATTTAATTGGAAAAGGCTATCCAGCACCTCGAAATGGATTTCGTTGGTGTACCGATCGGATGAAAATTGAGCCAGTTAACCAATTTATTCGCAATGTGGTTAGAGTAAATGGTGAAACCATTGTTGTCTTAGGTACACGCAAGGCTGAAAGCAGCAAACGTGCAGCAACAATGCTCAAGCATGAAGCTGGTAGAGTACGCGATCGTCTTAGCCCTAATGCACGTCTACCTAATTCCTTGATTTACAGTCCTATCGAAGATTGGCGTAATGATGAAGTTTGGATTTATTTAAATCAGTGGAAAAATCCTTGGGGAAATAGTAACAAAGATTTATTTACTATGTACCGGGGTGCAACAGCAGATAATGAATGTCCTTTAGTTGTCGATACTTCTACGCCTAGCTGTGGTGATTCTCGCTTTGGCTGTTGGGTTTGCACAATGGTAAATCAAGATAAATCTATGGAGGCAATGATTCAAAATGATGAAGAAAAAGAATGGATGTTGCCTTTGCTTAATATTAGGAATGAATTAGATATCAAAGATGATCGCGAAAAAAGAGATTTCCGTCGTATCTATGGAAAAGTAGAGCTTTTTGAGCGAAACCTTGAGGGTGAAACCTCTGTCGAACCAATCCCTGGCCCATATACTAAATTTTGGCGCGAACATTGGCTAAGAAGAGTATTAAAAGCACAAACCGAAGTTCGTCAAACTGCGCCACCAGAAATGCGCGATATCACCCTCATTACTCCTGAAGAACTTAGCGAAATTCGACGCATTTGGCTAGAAGAAAAACACGAGTTCGATGATAGCTTACCCCGAATTTATGAAGAAGTCACGGGCGAACCATTCCAAGATGTTCGTCCCGGCGCAGAAAGAACCTTATTAGGTAGCGATGAATGGGCGGTATTAGAAGAAGTTTGTGATGACGATAATATGCACCTCGAACTGATGTCAAGACTTATCGACACAGAACGGCAATACTATACCAAATCTCGCCGAACTGGTATCTATGACGATTTAGAAAAATGCTTTGAAACTAGTTCTCGTTCCAAAGAAGATGCTATTCAAAAAGCCCACGATAAACGAAACTACCAAGAAGCAGCTAATGAAGGTGATGCGGAAAAGTTAAAAAGTACGGTTCATGGTTTGAAAACGGTTGAAAATCCAGTCAAAAAGTCTGAAAAGGATATTACGCAATTGGGGTGGGGGAGTTTGAAGTTCCCGGTGAAGGATGTGGATAGTTTAGATGAGGAGTAG